Part of the Gracilimonas sp. genome is shown below.
GCTTGATAGGCTCCGGCTCTTCATTCATATCCATAAAGAATGGAGGCTCCTGAATGTAGGTTGATTCTTCACTCCAGTTGAACAAATCGCCACCGGATACCGGGATTTCTTCCCAGGTTGGGGATTCAAAAATATCGCCGTACATCTTCTCGAAAAGCTCCGGACGAATAGCTGCATCCAAGTGTTCAGCTATCTCTGCCGTTGTTGGCCAGATGTCTTTCAGATACACATCATTGCCGTCTTTGTCTTTACCTAAAGGCTCGGTAGCAAGATCGATGTCCACACTTCCGGCCAGTGCATAAGCTACTACCAATGGAGGTGAAGCCAGGTAATTCGCTTTCACCCAAGGGTGAATTCGGCCTTCAAAGTTACGATTTCCGGAAAGCACGCCGGCTGCAATCAGGTCGCCTTCTTTGATGGCTTTTTCAACCGGCTCGGGCAGCGGACCTGAGTTACCGATGCAGGTAGTACATCCGTATCCTACCAGGTTAAAGCCAAGCTTATCCATATACTCGGTTAAGCCGGCTTCTTTCAGATATTCTGTTACCACACGAGAACCGGGCGCGAGTGAGGTCTTCACGTAAGCAGGCACTTTAAGTCCTTTTTCGTAGGCTTTCTTCGCTACAATTCCGGCACCCAGCATTACGCTTGGGTTGGAAGTGTTGGTACAGGAAGTAATAGCGGCAATAACCACATCACCGTGCTTCATCTCAATTTCCTGCCCGTTTTTGTACAAGCCTTTGTTGGCCAGCTTCTCCTGAGCCAGATTGAAACCCATGGTTGGGTTATCGCTGGTCAGTGAGTTTTCAAATGCCTTCTTCATATTACCGAGGGTAATTCGGTCGTGAGGAAGTTTTGGTCCGGCAAGTGAAGTCTCAACAGTGCTCAAATCAAGTTCGAGGGTTGAAGAGAATTCAGGGTCCGGAGTATCATCCGTTCTGAATAAGCCCTGTGCCTTGGTATAATTTTCAACCAGTTGTACCAGCTCTTCGGAACGTCCGGTTCTTCTCATATAACGCAACGACTCTTTGTCGATTGGGAAGAAACCCATGGTTGCTCCGTATTCAGGAGCCATGTTTGCGATGGTAGCTCGGTCGGGCAGACTCATATTGCTGAGTCCATCACCATAAAATTCTACAAACTTACCTACTACGCCGTGCTCACGAAGCATTTGAGTTACCGTCAGCGTTAAGTCGGTAGCGGTAACTCCTTCACGAAGTTTTCCGGTCAGTTTCATTCCGGTTACTTCAGGAACCAGCATGGAAATAGGCTGACCAAGCATAGCGGCTTCCGCTTCAATTCCGCCAACACCCCAGCCGAGAATACCGAGTCCGTTAATCATGGTTGTGTGAGAATCGGTTCCCACCAGCGTATCCGGGTAAGCCGTTGTTGTTCCGTCTTCTTCTTTTCGGGTGAAAACACCACGGCCTAAATACTCAAGGTTTACCTGGTGCACAATTCCACGCCCCGGAGGTACCACACGGAAATTATCAAAAGCTTCTTTACCCCATTTCAGGAATTCGTAGCGTTCGTTGTTACGCTCCATCTCTTTTTCCACGTTGAACATCAGCGCGGCATCTTGCCCAAACATATCAACCTGCACAGAGTGGTCAATCACCAAATCTACAGGTACTTGCGGGTTGATGTCAGTGGCTTTACCACCCATTCGTTTCATAGCGGATCTTAAAGCTGCTAAATCAACTACAGCCGGGACACCGGTAAAATCCTGCAGCACTACGCGGGATGGTTTGAAAGGAATTTCACCCTGCGGATCTTTGGCATTATAATTCGCCAGTGCTTCAATGTCTTTTTCAGTAACAGCGTATCCGTCAAATTCGCGGAGTACGGCTTCCAATAATATTTTTACAGAGAAGGGGAGCTTGTCAATACTCTTATAACCCAGTTCTTTCAGCTTTGGGAGGCTGTGCAGGTAGGCTTTGCCCGAACCGGTTTCAAATTCAACTCTGGTTTGCTTCAGTTTGTCGCTCATTTTTTACTCGATTTAGATTTTCTTTCTCCTAATGCCCAAAGGTACAAATCTTTTTGGGCTTTGTCTTTATCAAGTATCTATGAGATTTATTGAATGCAGTGATAGATTCAACTTTACAATTTAGACTGGTTTCGCCGCTCCGCTGCGGAACCTCATTGTGAGGCTCCGCCTCATGTTAGTTAAAGGGGTAATAGTGTAAAGATATGAATGCAGTATTTGAGGCAGAGCCTCGGGTGGGCATTGCGGAGCAAAGCGCCGCAATGAGAAAAAACTCGCTAAGGAGATAAAGCTTATTTCGACTCCACCTTCAGGGCCACATAAGGTACAATAGGCAACTGATTTATTCCTCTTTGGGAGAACACATCGTAATAGAACAGGTTTTGTTGATCGTACAGGTTAATGGCTCCAAGCTGCACATTCAGGTTAGCCGAGGGAAGCTGAAATTTCTGCTGGAGTGATACATCAAACCGGTGGAAATCGGGCATATTTCCCTGGAAAGGTTTCTCCAGTAAAACCCTGGGTGTTCCGTATTCATCTCTCACCTCCGGAACTCCTTCATCTAAATTAAAAAAGCTGTCAAATCCTTTGGGCTGAGTGTAGGGTAAGCCCGAGCCGTAGATCCAGTTCAGATTGGCTGAAAAATTGCCCCAGTCAAAACCAAGCTGTGCATTTATTTGGTGGCGGCGATCGTGTGGAGGGTTATATCTCTGTGTCTCTTTGCCAAACCATTGCACAAAGTGATCCTGAGAAGTTTCATATTCTGTGATTGAATAGCCATAGCCAACCGCTGCATAGAATGCTTTGTGGTTGAAGTTCAACCGCGCATCAATCCCGCGCACCGTACCATCTGCATAGGCCAGCTCCGTTGTAAATTGCGCCACGGGATTCCACACCGAAATCGGGGTATCCTCAATGGTTTTGAAGTAGCCTTCTACGGTGAAGTCGAAACTGGAAGTCACCGTTTGTCTCCACCCAAGCAAGTAATGGGTGGTTCTGATCGTGGTTTTATAACCGGGCGGCAACATCCAGGCTGTAAAAGCGGTGCCGGCATCACGTAAGTCGGCCAAGCCAATTAACGGCTGAAGATACACGCCTGCTGCTCCATGAAATTCCCCGTTAAAAACATCCGTGAAGTCTAAAGAAAACCTAAACCGAGGCTCCAGGGTACCGTCAAGCCGAATCATATATGAATTGGCAACAAGTCCGGGTTTCAGGGATAAGTATTTCCCTACCGGAACCTCACTCTCCAAATATAATCCGGTTGTTAAAAATGATTCTTCGTTCGCATCCAAAGAGTTGAACCTATTCAGAATGTCGAAGTTCACCGTTCGGTAGTTGGCAAAGAAACCATACTCAATTTTGATATCGCTCACATAGTTAACGAAACTGAGATCCAGGTTTGACTTGAAAATATTGGACGTTCTACGCCCTCCTCCACCACCGCCCGCTTCGTTGTTAAAATTGGAAAGGCCAAAATTCAGCTCCATAAATGAAAGGGAAGATTCCTGGGCAGTTCCAAAGCAGCGGGTTCCGGCAACTGCATTGCTCCATTTAAAATATTGATCCGAATCAAAATTGAGCTTGCCCCGGTCGTAGGTTCGCATTAAAAGAGCAGAACAGCCAAGGCCTTCGTTGTTGGTGCTATTAAATTTCATCAGCTGACTGTTAAACTTCAGCGGCTGTTGCTCCTGTAAATACGCATCGCTCGTCTCCTCAATTAAAGATCCCCGCATGGAAAAAAGCAGAGAGCTCTTTCCCTTTTTAACCGGCGTTTCCACAAATAAATCAGAAATAAAAGGACTCACAGATGCCGACCACCCGGGCTCGTACAAATTCCCGTTCTTCAGCCTCACATCCATAACCGATGAAGACCGTCCACTGTATTTGGGGCCAAATCCACCGGCATAAAAATCGGCTGAAGAAACCACATCCTCCGGAAATACCGAGAAAAACCCGACAATATGAAAAGGTTGATAAATCAGGGTACCGTCCATCAGCACCATATTCTCAGAAGGAGTACCTCCCCGAACAAAAAGCTGACCGCCTCTGTCTCCGGTAGCTAAAACGCCGGGCTGAGTTTGAATATAGCTCACCAAATCGGCACTGCCTGCCGGTGTTGGTG
Proteins encoded:
- a CDS encoding carboxypeptidase-like regulatory domain-containing protein, encoding MSELKKSIFLLLLLLPLKEVYAQNNAVRGIISDQGTGEALISATVSIQTFSGEIVKGTVTDNNGHYQINNIDRGDYIFKASYVGYQSYTDTIRVINYGGAILKNITLSPSSEELGEVTVSDRSRGDNVGQTRIQPETIGRAPTPAGSADLVSYIQTQPGVLATGDRGGQLFVRGGTPSENMVLMDGTLIYQPFHIVGFFSVFPEDVVSSADFYAGGFGPKYSGRSSSVMDVRLKNGNLYEPGWSASVSPFISDLFVETPVKKGKSSLLFSMRGSLIEETSDAYLQEQQPLKFNSQLMKFNSTNNEGLGCSALLMRTYDRGKLNFDSDQYFKWSNAVAGTRCFGTAQESSLSFMELNFGLSNFNNEAGGGGGGRRTSNIFKSNLDLSFVNYVSDIKIEYGFFANYRTVNFDILNRFNSLDANEESFLTTGLYLESEVPVGKYLSLKPGLVANSYMIRLDGTLEPRFRFSLDFTDVFNGEFHGAAGVYLQPLIGLADLRDAGTAFTAWMLPPGYKTTIRTTHYLLGWRQTVTSSFDFTVEGYFKTIEDTPISVWNPVAQFTTELAYADGTVRGIDARLNFNHKAFYAAVGYGYSITEYETSQDHFVQWFGKETQRYNPPHDRRHQINAQLGFDWGNFSANLNWIYGSGLPYTQPKGFDSFFNLDEGVPEVRDEYGTPRVLLEKPFQGNMPDFHRFDVSLQQKFQLPSANLNVQLGAINLYDQQNLFYYDVFSQRGINQLPIVPYVALKVESK
- the acnA gene encoding aconitate hydratase AcnA; protein product: MSDKLKQTRVEFETGSGKAYLHSLPKLKELGYKSIDKLPFSVKILLEAVLREFDGYAVTEKDIEALANYNAKDPQGEIPFKPSRVVLQDFTGVPAVVDLAALRSAMKRMGGKATDINPQVPVDLVIDHSVQVDMFGQDAALMFNVEKEMERNNERYEFLKWGKEAFDNFRVVPPGRGIVHQVNLEYLGRGVFTRKEEDGTTTAYPDTLVGTDSHTTMINGLGILGWGVGGIEAEAAMLGQPISMLVPEVTGMKLTGKLREGVTATDLTLTVTQMLREHGVVGKFVEFYGDGLSNMSLPDRATIANMAPEYGATMGFFPIDKESLRYMRRTGRSEELVQLVENYTKAQGLFRTDDTPDPEFSSTLELDLSTVETSLAGPKLPHDRITLGNMKKAFENSLTSDNPTMGFNLAQEKLANKGLYKNGQEIEMKHGDVVIAAITSCTNTSNPSVMLGAGIVAKKAYEKGLKVPAYVKTSLAPGSRVVTEYLKEAGLTEYMDKLGFNLVGYGCTTCIGNSGPLPEPVEKAIKEGDLIAAGVLSGNRNFEGRIHPWVKANYLASPPLVVAYALAGSVDIDLATEPLGKDKDGNDVYLKDIWPTTAEIAEHLDAAIRPELFEKMYGDIFESPTWEEIPVSGGDLFNWSEESTYIQEPPFFMDMNEEPEPIKPIKGARALVKVGDSITTDHISPAGNIKEDAPAGIYLKEHGVEKKDFNSYGSRRGNDRVMTRGTFANVRFKNQLAPGKEGGFTKYFPDDEITTIYDASLKYKETNTPLVALAGKQYGTGSSRDWAAKGTALLGIKTVIATSYERIHRSNLIQMGVLPLQFKEGESADTLGLDGSETFDIHVDDNVKARDEIKVTATKTNGEVVEFMTDCRIDTPVEVDYYRNGGILHTVLLDYLKKSKAES